One genomic segment of Hordeum vulgare subsp. vulgare chromosome 2H, MorexV3_pseudomolecules_assembly, whole genome shotgun sequence includes these proteins:
- the LOC123427300 gene encoding uncharacterized protein LOC123427300, translated as MGCGLSTPDNEGGGTRRKQGSVGDVVVFLPGLRTPTGVDLSQPLAGRLEKGAVERLSALRARVVDMTMQESASALKPRRKAAARHGSSTANLLQALEDYLPLLLGLVKDGGELRNSVEFVWTNQEDKAEETAMADAWYEVLSVLHLMAMVCLLQANSLLLPRAYGDGYGPRVSEESRRATVDVFLKASGYLDCAIRQVLPQIPTELRRQLPVDLAEGNLKALSLQALGQGVDMQLGLAIDSPKATLAVKRRLACEMVKYWHQVQESIPDLPVSDGWGKKHLLFVKWKYVEAKSAAYYFHGLILDEGNSEKSHGMAIAALEASEEFLKESKRASEAFHATPPTSRSPTPFGTAKYLFDKIPKEASSKVRINQDLYTPERIIGAPPPLPDFSLALTPEDYDLPPLDPLWNKEDGHQ; from the exons ATGGGTTGCGGCTTGTCGACGCCGGACAACGAAGGCGGCGGCACGCGGAGGAAACAGGGGAGCGTCGGCGACGTGGTCGTCTTCCTCCCGGGGCTCCGGACGCCGACGGGCGTGGACCTGTCCCAGCCGCTCGCCGGGCGCCTGGAAAAGGGCGCCGTGGAGAGGCTGTCGGCGCTGAGAGCGCGCGTCGTCGACATGACAATGCAAGAATCGGCGTCGGCCCTCAAACCGAGGCGGAAGGCCGCCGCACGGCACG GATCTAGCACCGCTAACCTCCTGCAGGCGCTGGAGGACTACCTCCCACTTCTGCTAGGATTGGTGAAAGATG GTGGTGAGTTGAGGAACAGCGTGGAGTTTGTGTGGACTAACCAAGAGGACAAGGCAGAG GAGACGGCCATGGCGGATGCGTGGTACGAGGTGCTGTCCGTGCTGCATTTGATGGCCATGGTCTGCTTGCTGCAGGCCAACTCCCTTCTCCTTCCAAGGGCTTACGGCGACGGTTACGGGCCACGGGTCTCTGAAG AGAGCAGACGCGCCACTGTCGACGTTTTCTTGAAAGCGTCTGGCTACTTGGACTGCGCGATTCGACAAGTGCTCCCACAGATACCAACAGAACTAAG GAGACAACTTCCAGTTGACCTGGCTGAAGGCAACCTCAAAGCTCTTAGCCTGCAAGCTCTGGGTCAG GGTGTTGACATGCAGCTTGGGCTGGCAATCGATAGCCCAAAGGCCACACTAGCTGTAAAAAGGCGCTTAGCTTGTGAGATGGTCAAATATTGGCACCAGGTTCAGGAGAGCATTCCAGATCTTCCCGTGTCTGACGGATGGGGGAAAAAACATCTGCTATTTGTCAAGTGGAAGTACGTCGAAGCAAAG TCTGCAGCATACTACTTCCATGGCTTGATCCTCGACGAAGGAAACAGCGAGAAATCTCACGGAATGGCAATAGCAGCATTGGAAGCTTCAGAGGAATTTCTGAAAgaaagcaaaagggcctctgaagCCTTCCACGCAACTCCTCCAACATCTAG GAGCCCCACTCCATTCGGAACAGCCAAGTATCTGTTTGACAAGATCCCGAAAGAGGCTTCAAGCAAGGTCCGGATCAACCAGGATCTGTATACTCCAGAAAG GATCATTGGAGCACCACCCCCATTGCCGGATTTCTCGTTGGCACTAACACCTGAAGACTACGATCTTCCTCCATTAGACCCACTTTGGAACAAAGAAGACGGCCACCAGTAA